Proteins encoded by one window of Lycium barbarum isolate Lr01 chromosome 11, ASM1917538v2, whole genome shotgun sequence:
- the LOC132619540 gene encoding heat stress transcription factor A-6a-like yields MESDRGKDKMTNIDDIIEVLGEGNEGLKDVHIGISMLEDDDQCDNISNEALHGNVSNRRNSQRRPCPFVLKTYEMLADIQFNSLISWSNNGTSFIINDCHKFAAQVLPCFFRHNNICSFVCQLNSYGFRKVSWGRFEFRHELFQRGKKQWLKNIKRMTPKSQMNEQPTEQAIDETATFTMEKEIKEIREEQVAMREEIIMLQRRLEILEKKMEDNTQVGNNISSKKAKMLLFNSLFARTRELGSTEVAQEHSDEIEDGVENKGRGDRGEKRKMQIEEELGGKNEGRKKIASAADFKSDSYLGKMLMDEMNMNNLAQEQPDNFLESEELAGSPSFWTDYVEKMDHKAIFSGVRPGVSPSYDVSP; encoded by the exons ATGGAATCAGACAGAGGAAAAGACAAAATGACAAATATAGATGATATTATTGAAGTTTTGGGAGAAGGTAATGAAGGGCTAAAAGATGTTCACATAGGCATATCAATGCTAGAGGATGATGATCAATGTGACAACATAAGCAATGAAGCACTTCATGGCAATGTTTCGAATCGCCGCAATTCTCAAAGGCGACCATGTCCGTTTGTGTTAAAGACTTATGAAATGCTTGCTGACATTCAGTTCAACTCCTTGATTTCATGGAGTAATAATGGTACAAGCTTCATTATTAACGATTGTCATAAATTTGCTGCTCAAGTTCTACCTTGTTTCTTCCGCCATAACAATATATGTAGCTTCGTCTGCCAACTCAACAGCTAT GGATTCAGGAAAGTAAGTTGGGGCAGATTTGAGTTTCGGCATGAATTGTTTCAGAGAGGAAAAAAGCAGTGGTtgaagaatatcaagaggatGACTCCAAAGTCCCAGATGAATGAGCAGCCAACTGAGCAAGCTATTGATGAAACGGCTACGTTTACAATGGAAAAGGAAATTAAAGAAATCAGGGAAGAGCAAGTCGCAATGAGGGAAGAAATCATAATGCTGCAACGGCGACTAGAGATATTAGAGAAAAAGATGGAAGACAATACGCAAGTTGGGAATAATATCTCCTCTAAGAAAGCCAAAATGCTCTTGTTCAACTCTTTATTTGCACGCACACGAGAGCTAGGCAGCACTGAAGTTGCACAGGAACATAGTGATGAGATAGAAGATGGTGTTGAAAACAAGGGAAGAGGCGATCGAGGTGAAAAAAGGAAAATGCAAATTGAAGAAGAGTTGGGGggaaagaatgaagggagaaAGAAGATTGCAAGTGCTGCAGATTTTAAGTCTGATTCATATTTGGGAAAAATGCTCATGGATGAGATGAACATGAATAACTTGGCTCAAGAGCAACCTGATAATTTCCTGGAATCGGAGGAGCTTGCTGGAAGTCCGTCTTTTTGGACTGATTATGTGGAAAAGATGGATCACAAGGCTATCTTCTCTGGAGTTCGCCCTGGAGTTTCACCCTCATATGATGTTTCTCCTTGA